From Nitrospiraceae bacterium:
TCCATCTGCGGCGGGCCAGGCGCATCCGAAGCCTTAGGCGGCGGAGGCGCTTCAGCTTGCGGCGGCGGGGGAGGCGGAGCTTCTTGCGGTTTCGGCTCCGGTTTTGGCGGTTCCGGTTCTAGCTCCGGTTCTGGCTCTTTCTCGGGCGGGGGTGGCGGCTCCTCTTTTTTAAACGCGTTGAGCTTGTAGACCTTGATCAGATTCTGGCCCCACTCGGTCTGCGACACCCAATAGAGGCCGGCGCCGATGCCGACATGAATCAGCCCGACGATCAGGAGTGTCGTGCCAAGTTTACTTTTCTTCTGTTCGAATCCTCGATAGCCAGCCATCGTTTCAGCCCATCAACCGTGAAGCGGTGTACGAAGGAAATAAGCGACCCGACGAGGAAATACACTAGCAGAACATCATGACCGGTTGGAACCGCGCGCCTTGTGATTACGCCCGCTCTTCCGCCCCTGCCCTTCCCTGAGATGAGCAACATCGCTTCACGCGTAACGTATTACGCATAACGCATCACCATCCTTAGGATTCATTGATTGGTTTCGTCGCGATTGCGAGGTCCTCGATCGGAATCCGTTGGAGGATGTCCAGCACCGCCACCACGTGTTTGTACTCGACCCCCGCGTCGCCCCGGAGCACAAGCGGCAGTTTACCACCCTTCGCGGCCTTCAGATCCCGGATCAGCTTCTCCAGCTCACCCAGCTTGACCCGCTCCTCATCCATATAGATCTCGCCGCCCTTCTTCACCGAGATCGTGGGCGTGTTGCTCTCCATCTCCGTCTCATGGGGGGTGGATTCCGGGAGCTTCAATTCGATCCCCTGCACCATCGCCGTCGTCGT
This genomic window contains:
- a CDS encoding biopolymer transporter ExbD, with translation TTTAMVQGIELKLPESTPHETEMESNTPTISVKKGGEIYMDEERVKLGELEKLIRDLKAAKGGKLPLVLRGDAGVEYKHVVAVLDILQRIPIEDLAIATKPINES
- a CDS encoding TonB family protein — translated: MAGYRGFEQKKSKLGTTLLIVGLIHVGIGAGLYWVSQTEWGQNLIKVYKLNAFKKEEPPPPPEKEPEPELEPEPPKPEPKPQEAPPPPPPQAEAPPPPKASDAPGPPQMDANPFAIGKSRGRFAGYTDIITAMIQSKYQQPPSLPDDLEYAVLCELVVDDQGRVLQYRLVNSSGSLLFDQSALDALAKLAEVRPPPPGMDHTIIVKFFPPT